A window of Acinetobacter sp. 10FS3-1 contains these coding sequences:
- a CDS encoding catalase, whose translation MSQDPKKCPVTHLTTEAGAPVVDNQNSMTAGARGPLLAQDLWLNEKLANFVREVIPERRMHAKGSGAFGTFTVTNDITQYSRAKIFSEVGKKTEMFARFSTVAGERGAADAERDIRGFALKFYTEEGNWDLVGNNTPVFFLRDARKFPDLNKAVKRDPKTNKRSATNNWDFWTLLPEALHQVTIVMSDRGIPAGYRHMHGFGSHTFSFINAQNERFWVKFHMRTQQGIQNLTDAEAADLIAKDRESSQTDLFDAIERGDYPKWKMYVQVMPELEAETVPYHPFDLTKVWPKGDYPLIEVGEFELNRNPENYFQDVEQAAFAPSNLVPGISYSPDRMLQARLVNYADAARYRVGVNHSQVPVNAARCPVNSNRRDGQGRMDGNYGSLPHYEPNSFNQWQEQPQFKEPALKITGDADFWDFREDDNDYFSQPRALFNLMNDEQKQALFNNTAAAMGDALDFIKYRHIRNCYACDPAYGQGVANALGMTVADAQAARETDPAKGLPSFL comes from the coding sequence ATGAGTCAAGACCCTAAAAAATGTCCTGTTACCCACCTGACTACTGAAGCTGGTGCCCCTGTGGTCGACAATCAGAACAGTATGACGGCAGGTGCGCGTGGACCTTTACTTGCCCAGGATTTATGGTTGAATGAAAAACTGGCCAACTTTGTCCGTGAAGTGATTCCAGAGCGTCGTATGCATGCCAAAGGTTCAGGTGCTTTCGGTACCTTTACCGTGACCAATGATATTACCCAATATAGCCGCGCTAAAATTTTCTCTGAAGTCGGCAAAAAAACCGAAATGTTTGCGCGTTTCTCAACGGTGGCGGGTGAACGTGGTGCGGCCGATGCAGAACGTGATATTCGCGGTTTTGCCCTGAAATTCTATACTGAAGAAGGCAACTGGGATCTAGTTGGCAACAATACTCCGGTATTTTTCCTACGGGATGCCCGCAAGTTCCCTGACCTGAATAAAGCAGTCAAACGTGACCCGAAAACCAACAAGCGCAGTGCCACCAATAACTGGGATTTCTGGACATTATTGCCTGAAGCCTTGCATCAGGTGACCATTGTGATGTCGGATCGCGGTATTCCTGCTGGCTACCGTCATATGCATGGTTTTGGCAGCCATACCTTCAGTTTTATCAATGCCCAAAATGAACGCTTCTGGGTGAAATTCCATATGCGTACCCAGCAAGGCATCCAGAACCTGACCGATGCTGAAGCAGCAGACTTGATTGCCAAAGACCGTGAAAGCAGCCAGACCGACCTGTTTGATGCCATCGAACGTGGCGACTATCCAAAATGGAAAATGTACGTTCAAGTCATGCCAGAACTGGAAGCCGAAACAGTGCCTTATCATCCATTTGACCTGACCAAAGTCTGGCCGAAGGGCGATTATCCACTGATTGAAGTCGGTGAATTTGAGCTGAACCGCAATCCGGAAAACTATTTCCAGGATGTAGAACAGGCAGCCTTTGCACCTAGTAATCTTGTACCGGGCATCAGCTACTCACCGGACCGTATGTTACAGGCACGTTTAGTGAACTATGCCGACGCAGCGCGTTACCGTGTTGGTGTAAATCATTCACAGGTTCCGGTCAATGCTGCACGCTGCCCTGTAAACTCTAATCGTCGTGATGGTCAGGGCCGCATGGATGGCAACTATGGTTCATTGCCACATTATGAACCGAACAGTTTTAACCAGTGGCAGGAACAACCTCAGTTTAAAGAACCAGCATTAAAGATTACCGGTGATGCTGATTTCTGGGACTTCCGTGAAGATGACAATGATTACTTCAGCCAGCCACGTGCCCTGTTCAATTTGATGAATGATGAGCAGAAACAGGCCCTGTTTAATAACACGGCCGCAGCGATGGGTGATGCGCTAGATTTCATCAAATACCGTCATATCCGCAACTGTTATGCTTGCGATCCAGCTTATGGGCAAGGCGTTGCTAACGCCTTAGGTATGACTGT